In Nitrospirota bacterium, the following are encoded in one genomic region:
- a CDS encoding transporter, which produces MFKKIFIVVIAVLWYGSAFAAHPLITDDTGTQGKGKYQLEVNGEYGNEKYGVDGEKNTTKMATTLTYGASENADIILGIPYQYIRTKTSATDTESESTKAEDGISDISIESKWRFFEKNGLSLALKPGITLPTGNRKRGLGTGRAAYSLFFITTKEVEPWAFHFNLGYKRNENRNNERIEIWHVSLASEVEVVKDLKAVANIGMERNPDKTSNIDPAFILGGLIYSISKNFDVDFGIRGGLNKPETDYAILAGIAWRF; this is translated from the coding sequence ATGTTTAAAAAAATCTTTATAGTTGTTATTGCAGTTTTGTGGTATGGCTCTGCATTTGCAGCCCATCCATTGATAACAGATGACACAGGCACTCAGGGGAAGGGGAAATATCAGCTTGAGGTCAATGGAGAATATGGAAATGAGAAATATGGTGTTGACGGTGAAAAAAATACTACCAAGATGGCAACAACACTAACATACGGAGCATCAGAGAACGCGGACATCATTCTTGGCATCCCGTATCAGTATATACGGACAAAGACCTCTGCTACAGACACAGAATCAGAGTCAACAAAAGCAGAGGATGGAATCTCTGATATATCCATAGAGTCAAAGTGGAGATTTTTTGAAAAAAACGGCTTAAGCCTTGCCTTAAAACCTGGAATCACTCTTCCCACAGGCAACAGGAAAAGGGGATTGGGCACAGGCAGAGCAGCATACAGCCTCTTTTTTATTACAACAAAGGAGGTAGAGCCGTGGGCCTTTCATTTCAACTTGGGATACAAGAGAAATGAAAACAGGAATAACGAGAGGATAGAGATATGGCATGTATCCCTTGCATCAGAGGTTGAGGTTGTTAAGGACCTCAAAGCAGTTGCGAATATAGGCATGGAGAGGAATCCTGATAAGACATCAAACATAGACCCTGCATTTATTTTGGGCGGTTTGATTTATTCCATATCTAAGAACTTTGATGTAGATTTTGGTATCAGGGGAGGCCTTAATAAACCAGAAACAGATTATGCGATCCTTGCAGGCATTGCATGGAGATTTTAG